A portion of the Lolium rigidum isolate FL_2022 chromosome 1, APGP_CSIRO_Lrig_0.1, whole genome shotgun sequence genome contains these proteins:
- the LOC124682253 gene encoding putrescine hydroxycinnamoyltransferase 1-like, with the protein MKVEVVESTLVAPSEETPRLGLWLSNLDLAVPKTHTPLVYYYPAPTPPAPGGADGEDFFSPDRIREALAKALVLFYPLAGRLGVDEGGRLQIDCNGEGALFVVARADCTGENLFGSNYEPSPEIRRMFVPFAPSGDPPCLMAMFQVTFLKCGGVVLGTGIHHVTMDGVGAFHFIQTWTGLARGLAVPDACPSPPFHDRTLLRPRSPPHADFDHPVYSPAYLNGLPRPFVTRVYSISTKLLADLKSRCAPGVSTYGAVTAHLWRCMCVARGLAPESDTRLRVPANIRHRLRPPLPRQFFGNAIVRDLVTVKVGDVLAQPLGFVADTIRKAVEHVDDAYVRSVVDYLELESEKGSQAARGQLMPESDLWVVSWLGMPMYDADFGWGAPKFVAPAQMFGSGTAYVTQRAHRDDGIAVLFALEPEYLKCFEDVFYGE; encoded by the exons atgaaggtggaggtggtggagtcgACGCTGGTGGCGCCGAGCGAGGAGACGCCGCGGCTGGGGCTGTGGCTCTCCAACCTCGACCTGGCCGTGCCCAAGACGCACACGCCGCTGGTCTACTACTACCCGGCCCCGACGCCGCCAGCGCCAGGAGGCGCAGACGGCGAGGACTTCTTCTCGCCGGACCGGATCAGGGAGGCGCTTGCCAAGGCTCTGGTGCTCTTCTACCCGCTGGCCGGGCGGCTCGGCGTGGACGAAGGCGGTCGGCTGCAGATAGACTGCAACGGCGAGGGCGCGCTCTTCGTCGTCGCAAGGGCTGACTGCACCGGGGAGAACCTCTTCGGTAGCAACTACGAGCCCTCGCCGGAGATCAGGCGCATGTTCGTGCCGTTCGCGCCGTCCGGCGACCCGCCCTGCCTTATGGCTATGTTTCAG GTGACCTTCCTCAAGTGCGGTGGAGTAGTGCTGGGCACCGGAATCCACCACGTGACAATGGACGGCGTGGGCGCCTTCCACTTCATCCAGACGTGGACGGGGCTGGCGCGCGGCCTCGCCGTCCCCGACGCGTGCCCATCGCCGCCGTTCCACGACCGCACGCTCCTCCGCCCACGgtcgccgccgcacgccgacttCGACCACCcggtctactccccggcgtacctcAACGGCCTCCCGCGCCCCTTCGTGACCCGCGTCTATTCTATCTCTACGAAGCTCCTCGCCGACCTCAAGTCCCGGTGCGCGCCGGGCGTGTCCACCTACGGCGCCGTCACCGCGCACCTTTGGCGCTGCATGTGCGTCGCCCGCGGGCTCGCCCCGGAGTCCGACACCCGCCTCCGCGTGCCGGCCAAcatccgccaccgcctccgcccgcCGCTCCCGCGCCAGTTCTTCGGAAACGCCATCGTGCGCGACCTCGTCACCGTCAAGGTGGGCGACGTCCTCGCCCAGCCGCTGGGGTTCGTGGCCGACACGATCAGGAAGGCCGTGGAGCACGTCGACGACGCGTACGTGCGCTCCGTGGTCGACTACCTGGAGCTGGAATCCGAGAAGGGCAGCCAGGCGGCGCGCGGGCAGCTCATGCCGGAGTCCGACCTGTGGGTGGTCAGCTGGCTGGGGATGCCCATGTACGACGCCGACTTCGGCTGGGGCGCGCCCAAGTTCGTCGCGCCCGCGCAGATGTTCGGCAGCGGCACGGCCTACGTCACGCAGCGCGCCCACAGGGACGACGGCATAGCCGTGCTGTTCGCGCTCGAGCCCGAGTATCTCAAGTGCTTCGAGGACGTCTTCTACGGGGAGTGA